The Corynebacterium sp. SCR221107 genome includes the window AACAGCTTCATAGAAAAGATGGGGGCGTGACCTTAATGGTGACGTCCCTCGTGCTTGGTAGTTGACCGCTATTATGCCTTGATGCGCTTCAGAGCTTGGAAAGGCCGCACGCATTGACAATGCGTGCGGCCTTTCCAAGCTCTGAAGCGTGCCGGAGTTAGTTCTTCTGCTGCTCCTTGAGCAGGTCGCGGATCTCGGTAAGGAGCTCGGTCTCGACTGATGCAGGAGCCTCTTCGTCCTCTTGGACGCCCTTTCGCTTTGCCTGCAGCTCATTGAACTTGTTCATCGGTACGACCAGAACGAAGTAGACAACAGCGGCAACCAGCAGGAAGTTGATGGCAGCGGTGATGACGGCGCCGAAGTCCATGAAGGTTGCGTCGTTTCCGGAGATGATGTGGAAGCCCAGACCATTGACCTCTGCGCCACCCAGGGAAGCGATCATTGGGTTGATGAGCTTCTCGGTGAAGGCGGTGACGATGGCGGTGAAAGCACCGCCGATGACAACGGCGACAGCCAAGTCAATGACGTTGCCGCGGAGGATGAAATCCTTAAATCCCTTAAGCATGTTGGTAAAATCCTATTCTTTCGGTTCCGAAAAGTTCTAACTTTGCCCAAGATTAGCGGAGAAAACTTAGAAAAGTGAAAGGTTTATTTGAGGGTTGTAGTCAAGTTAGCTCGGGTGCCTGTGAGAACCACCGCAAGCGGTTGCTTGAGTGAAGCGGCGGCCACATGCTGGGCTTGTGATTGTGGCAGAGCTATCATGACCATCCCGGCGGGAATGGAGGAGGTGCTGGAACCGTTTTCCGCGGGCTTTGTGGATGCGAAAACTACTGTTCCACCTGTAGCAATAGGCTCACCCTCCAAATTGCCCTCAGAATGGGTAACAATGGTCACCTCATCACCGTGCACTAACATCTCGGCCAAACCTGGATCGGCCAGACGAATGGGAACCATGTTATATGACTCACTTGAAAGAAGTGCTGTGGGATTAGATACAGGGGCATGGGTTTGGTCAAGGGTAACGACATTCTTGATGCTGATCGGAGTCCCTGAGACTACGGTGCTTGCGGCAACTCGCCCTGCAATTTCTTCGGTTTTGAGGGCGGAATCTTTGGGGGCAAAGTCTGTTGGAAAGTTGACGACGCGAATGTCGGACTCATCGATGATACTTCCGGCGACAATATCTGTGGTCGCAACTACTACAGGTGTGGTTTCGGATTGATTATTGGTCAAATTAATGGCTCCGGCAAAGAGGACAATGCTCATCGCGAAGCAGCGCCTTAGTAACTGAGTGCGCTTAAAACCGGGCTGAGAAAGTACGTGCAATGAATTGAAGGGGAATCTTTCCATAAGCGTCTTAGACTCGGCCGCTCCTCAAATCGTTCCCACTTACACTTGCTTCAAGCAAGGTCGGATGGCCGATCCCATCGCACGGACTCAGGTGAAAGACGTAACTGGGAAGGTGAGAACTTCCCTCTCGTTAATAACGTGGCTCGCACGCGTATCATGCGATTCGAAAGGTATGTCGGAGCGAATCTCGCCCTCAAAAAGCAGGAGAACCTGAATCGGCCGATCGTGTCCAAGGGGGGCTAGTGCGCGGTCATAGTATCCGGCACCTTTGCCGATTCGGTGTCCGGAGACGTCCGCTCCAAGTGCGGGGATGAGGAGGAGATCGAGTCCGCCTAGGATTTCGGAGGAAAACGAAGGCGAATGTGGCTCGACGATGCCAAATGCCCCTTCCGAGAGGCTGTTTGGCCCATCGTAGCGCGCCCATTCCAAAACTCCCTTAGGGCGGGAGAGTGGAAGCCAGAGTTCGTCAACAATCGTGGATAAGGTGTGAGGAAGATCTGACCCTCCAGGTTCTTCCGGCAAAGGGCAATAAGCCGAGATCTTCCTTGCTCCTACATGGTCGATGAATGAAATGATGTTGTTGGTGATTGCCTGGTTAGCTCTCTCTCGCTCATGATCAGTTCGCTGCCTTCGGGCATCTTGTAGGAGTGCACGCAGGCGTCGCTTTTCTGAACGCAGGCCTAGTACAAAGTCTTGGGTGGGAGAGTGGGAGGTGTCTTCACTGGTGGTCATAACACAATGGTTGCATGAAAGAACGCCATGATGCGAATAGTGGTGCGACTAATGACCAATTAACGAGGAATTCAACCAGAGCTGTTTTGATAGCCATTGTTCAAAATGCAAACAGGCACAACCGTGACGGAAGAACGGACGTAGTAGTGAACCTACCGTAGGCGTCGGTAAGCAACTGTTCGATCTGAAACTCTAGAAATGTGACCTGTGCGGTAGCAGGTCCTCGAAAGGTGAAATGGCCGCGAATGACCCACGCGGTGTGAACGCAGTAACAAAGGGGGGCTCGAGACAATTTTTCCCCTCGAGATGCATTGGGTAAAAAAAGTGGGCGTGGCCTGCGGTTTGCGAGACCACGTTGGAGACAGTGTTGCGAGTTATGTGACGGAGTTTAGAGGGTGTTATCGCGTGGAACGAACATAATTAAAGGTAAGGTTTTCTTTCATGACCTTGCCTCAGAATTCTCATCCCCTCGCCGTCAAAACGGTGATCGTTCCAGCAGCTGGAATGGGAACTCGCTTCCTTCCAGCAACGAAGACAGTTCCGAAGGAGCTACTTCCAGTCGTAGATACGCCGGGAATCGAGCTCATTGCTGAAGAAGCAGCGCAACTGGGGGCGACACGGCTGGCGGTCATCACTGCACCGAACAAACAAGCAGTATTGGAGCATTTCAAGGCCTTTCCTGAGCTCGAGGCGACCTTGGAGGCGCGAGGAAAGACTACGCAGCTTGAAAAGGTGCGGCGTGCCAACCAGCTGATCCAGCCCGTTTCCGTTGTCCAAGATCAACCGCTTGGCCTTGGGCATGCGGTCAGTCTCGCCGAAAGTGTGCTCGACGACGACGAGGATGTCGTAGCGGTCATGCTTCCTGACGACCTTGTCCTGCCGACAGGGGCGGTTGAGAAGATGGCAGAGGTGCGTTCTCAGTTGGGTGGCAGCGTGTTGTGTGCCGTCGAAGTCCCGCAAGATGAGGTATATAACTACGGTGTCTTTGACGTCGAGGACTGTGACTACTCGGGCCCACTCGCGGTCAAGAAGGTGAAGGCGATGGTGGAAAAGCCTTCCATTGAGGATGCACCGTCGAATCTTGTTGCAACGGGCCGCTATCTTCTCGATCGAAGCATTTTCGATGCGTTGCGTCGCATCACGCCTGGCGCCGGCGGTGAATTACAGCTGACCGATGCCATCGATTTGCTTATCGACGAAGGCCATCCGGTCCACATCCTTATTCATGACGGTAAGCGCCACGACCTCGGAAATCCCGGTGGTTATATCCCAGCGGTGGTTGACTTCGGTCTATCTCACCCAGAGTATGGTCCGCATCTCAAGCGCGTATTGCGACAAATCCTCGATGAACACGGGGCCTAAAAGCTTTCCTCACATTAATCCTCCCGCTGTCTGCGGCTAAAAGCGATGAGGCAAAGACCATGCAAGTGTGGGTTTTGTGGGGCGCGTCACTTAGTGGGGGTGCTGGTTGTTTGGTGCATCCGAGTGGTTTCAATTGTCAACGACAAAAGTCCCTTCATTGAGGAGAAGGGACTTTGCAAACCTCATTTGTCCAGTTTCTTGCAGGTGAACGCTTTTTTGGGCACTCTTCGTAGGTGTGGCCCGCGCGCGATTACACATATGTTTAGGCGTGCAATGTCAAAACTACTGGGTGGGTCGACTACAGTTAGGTTGCAAGTGTGACGGAATCTCTAACATTGCGTCGGTGGGGCGCGATGGGGAGATTTCGATTCAACTTATGCAAGATTCTGCGATATGAGGAGATCGGCACGTGCGCTCTGTGGAGGAACAATTAGCCCTCGTCACCGAGGCTGCCATTGCGCCGGAGCCAGTCCGGATTGCCATCACGGATGCGTTGGGGCTTATGTGCGCTGAGGAAGTTCAGGCGAGCCGTCCGCTCCCGGGTTTTGATCAGGCGGCGATCGATGGTTACGCGATCCGTGCGGTCGATGTTGGTGGTGAGCGCGGTTTAGGACGTCCCGCTGACGAGCCACCAGTTGTTTCTGAATCAAGTCTGCCGGTAGTAGGCGAAGTCGCCGCTGGCTCGCAACGTCCGTTGCGCTTGCAGCCGAAGCAGGCGGTGCGCGTCCACACCGGAGCTCCGTTGCCGACCCTGTCAGATGCCGTTATTCCACTTGAGTGGACAGATCGCGGTCGAAAACGCGTGGTGGCTCAACGCCCAGTGCGTTCGGGTGAGTTTGTTCGCAAGGTAGGCGACGATATTCGCCCTGGGGATGTTGCAGTTAACTCCGGCGCTATTTTGGGTCCGGCTCACATTGGTCTGCTGGCAGCAGTGGGGCGCAGCAAGGTGCTCGTATACCCGCGCCCTCGGTTGTCTGTTATCTCGGTAGGGCACGAGCTCGTTGACATCGATCGGGAGCCGAGCCTCGGACAGGTATTGGACGTCAATTCTTACGCGCTTGCGGCCGCAGGAAAGGAAGCAGGCGCGGAAGTCCACAGGGTAGGCATTGCAGCTGGCGAACCTCGACGGCTGAAGGAGATAGTGGAATCGCAAATTCTCCGCTCGGAAATCATCGTCATCTCCGGGGCTGTGGGGGGCTCGGGTTCTGAGGCAATCAGAAGTGTCTTGGCCGAGCTTGGCGCCATCGATACCACTCGCGTGGCCATGCATCCAGGCTCTGTGCAAGGATTCGGGCTCCTGGGTGAAAACCAAACCCCCGTTTTTCTGTTGCCGAGCAATCCTGTTTCTGCACTAGTCATCTTCGAAATGTTCATCCGTCCAGTCATCCGGTTATCGCTAGGTAAGCGGACGCCGATGCGACGAACGGTTCGTGCCAGAGCTCTCAATCATGTGGGCTCCAAAGAAGGCCGCCGGGGTTATGTGCGCGCACGATTGATGCGTGATGCCGAAACACAAGACTATTTAGTCGAAGGCCTCGGCGGAGCTAATGGTGCGCACTCGCACCTCCTTGCAGGGCTTTCTGAAGCAAACGCCATGATTAGAATCCCTGAAGAAGTCACTCAAGTGCGCCCTGGCGACATTGTAGATGTCATCTTCCTTTCCCAAGGCAGGTAGCGCTTGCCATGCTAGAAAGAATCAAGCAGGCTCTAGGGACCGGTCCACAACCAGCATCAGGGCCAGTGCACCCCACCCATCCTGGGTGGGGTGAAATTACCTGTGGCGTTCAAACTCCGTTGGGTGACGTGGTGCGGCTTCGCCCATTGGCTTATAAAGACGGACAACAATGGTCTGTCATGCGCCAAGCGGATCAGACCTTTCTCGAACCGGTCGAACCCACTGTGGAGGAAGATTGGCGTCAAGCACACACGCTTACCGCCTGGCGCAGCTTTTACTACTCGTTGAAGCAAACAGCTGACGCTGGCTTCGTTGTCCCGATGGCGATTGAAGTAAACGATCGATTCGCAGGTCAAGTCACGTTAGGCAATATTCAACGCGGAGTGGTTGCAGAATGCTGGATTGGATATTGGGTAACAAGCGATCTCCATCGACGTGGAATTGCGACAATAGCCTGCGCGCTCGGCACCGACCACGCGTTCACCCGGGTCGGTATGCACCGAGTCACGGCTACTTTTTTGCCGACAAACGAAGGTTCCAGAAAGGTGCTTGATCACTGCGGCTTCCGCGAGGAGGGATACCTGCGAGAGAATCTACATATCAATGGGCAATGGCGTGATCACGTGCTCGTAGCCCAAGTCGAGAACGAATATGTTAACGGCTGTGTCGATAGACTCATCCTTCAGGATCGTGCGCGGCGTGTCTGACCGTGGTTGTATCTGCCTGCGGCTACGGTAGTAGAAATCTGGGGTAGTAGCTTCAGCGGTGGGGCGCGCTACTTTGGTTCAACGTCTCAAACTATCCTTCGGAGGGTTCGCGCTATGCCAGGTGCTATCGCAATCGGGCTTTTGATCGTGGTGTGGATTTTTGTTCTTACACCGTGGCTTCTTCGGCGCCAAAAGCCAATTCGAAAGGCCGGGGAGGCCTTCGATGACACGCGAGTGGTCTACGAAGGAGGAAGTGGCGAACTTCGTCCCCGCAGGCGCCCGCGCATCAGTCGATCCGACGTACACGCCTCGCACCAAGAAGTAGACGCTGGTGAGTATGAGATGGTGGACGCTGAGGATTACGAATACGAGGCTGTTGAAAGTCAGATAGGAAACCTAGACACCGATCCCTTGATTGCTGACGAAGTTTCTGATCGACTTGACTCGGCTTTCTCCTCGGTGCGCTCAAAGTTCCCTCGTCCTTCAAACAGAGCCGAAGCAGATGTGGTTGACGGTGAATTAGTCCACGAACTCCCCGCTTCGGAAAAGTTTTCGGCACAGCTTGCTTCAGCCACCGCTCCTGATGAGGAAATCAACGAATTTGCGCTTGATGACGGCGAAAAGGCCTACTACGAGATGGATGAGTCGTATACGGATGCAGACGAATACCTGCTCGCAGAGCAGCGTACTTTGCGTTCACCAGAGGTTACTAACGGAGCCCTAGCCGCCGACGATAGAAGGTCCGTTGGTGATACTCCAGTGGTGGATTCGGATGGCGCACAAAAAGCTGCATCTTTAGAGGACTCTGAGAGAGATGAATCAGAGACTCGTGGAGTGGCAAAGCCATTTGGCCAAGGGGTACGATCCGATAGCGAACCACTCAGCGAGGAGGAGTTGGCTTTTGCTCAACGGCGCAAGGGACGTGGCGGATGGGATCCCGAAGCGGACCAACTCGCAAGTCAGGACCGTTATCGGCGTCGCACACGTACGCTCGTCGGGCTTGGTGCCGCGCTCATT containing:
- the sepX gene encoding divisome protein SepX/GlpR; translation: MPGAIAIGLLIVVWIFVLTPWLLRRQKPIRKAGEAFDDTRVVYEGGSGELRPRRRPRISRSDVHASHQEVDAGEYEMVDAEDYEYEAVESQIGNLDTDPLIADEVSDRLDSAFSSVRSKFPRPSNRAEADVVDGELVHELPASEKFSAQLASATAPDEEINEFALDDGEKAYYEMDESYTDADEYLLAEQRTLRSPEVTNGALAADDRRSVGDTPVVDSDGAQKAASLEDSERDESETRGVAKPFGQGVRSDSEPLSEEELAFAQRRKGRGGWDPEADQLASQDRYRRRTRTLVGLGAALIVTLIIGFVVGGWSWVLPAVTAGLTGLYLYALRQQVAAEERLRARRIQQLRRARLGVRSKNDEILGIPQRLRRPGAVVLEIDDESPDFEELDVYEGPVPTSDSDSQGIADVREVDFRNGRRAG
- a CDS encoding SAF domain-containing protein — its product is MSIVLFAGAINLTNNQSETTPVVVATTDIVAGSIIDESDIRVVNFPTDFAPKDSALKTEEIAGRVAASTVVSGTPISIKNVVTLDQTHAPVSNPTALLSSESYNMVPIRLADPGLAEMLVHGDEVTIVTHSEGNLEGEPIATGGTVVFASTKPAENGSSTSSIPAGMVMIALPQSQAQHVAAASLKQPLAVVLTGTRANLTTTLK
- a CDS encoding UTP--glucose-1-phosphate uridylyltransferase → MTLPQNSHPLAVKTVIVPAAGMGTRFLPATKTVPKELLPVVDTPGIELIAEEAAQLGATRLAVITAPNKQAVLEHFKAFPELEATLEARGKTTQLEKVRRANQLIQPVSVVQDQPLGLGHAVSLAESVLDDDEDVVAVMLPDDLVLPTGAVEKMAEVRSQLGGSVLCAVEVPQDEVYNYGVFDVEDCDYSGPLAVKKVKAMVEKPSIEDAPSNLVATGRYLLDRSIFDALRRITPGAGGELQLTDAIDLLIDEGHPVHILIHDGKRHDLGNPGGYIPAVVDFGLSHPEYGPHLKRVLRQILDEHGA
- a CDS encoding 5-formyltetrahydrofolate cyclo-ligase; translation: MTTSEDTSHSPTQDFVLGLRSEKRRLRALLQDARRQRTDHERERANQAITNNIISFIDHVGARKISAYCPLPEEPGGSDLPHTLSTIVDELWLPLSRPKGVLEWARYDGPNSLSEGAFGIVEPHSPSFSSEILGGLDLLLIPALGADVSGHRIGKGAGYYDRALAPLGHDRPIQVLLLFEGEIRSDIPFESHDTRASHVINEREVLTFPVTSFT
- the glp gene encoding molybdotransferase-like divisome protein Glp, yielding MRSVEEQLALVTEAAIAPEPVRIAITDALGLMCAEEVQASRPLPGFDQAAIDGYAIRAVDVGGERGLGRPADEPPVVSESSLPVVGEVAAGSQRPLRLQPKQAVRVHTGAPLPTLSDAVIPLEWTDRGRKRVVAQRPVRSGEFVRKVGDDIRPGDVAVNSGAILGPAHIGLLAAVGRSKVLVYPRPRLSVISVGHELVDIDREPSLGQVLDVNSYALAAAGKEAGAEVHRVGIAAGEPRRLKEIVESQILRSEIIVISGAVGGSGSEAIRSVLAELGAIDTTRVAMHPGSVQGFGLLGENQTPVFLLPSNPVSALVIFEMFIRPVIRLSLGKRTPMRRTVRARALNHVGSKEGRRGYVRARLMRDAETQDYLVEGLGGANGAHSHLLAGLSEANAMIRIPEEVTQVRPGDIVDVIFLSQGR
- the mscL gene encoding large conductance mechanosensitive channel protein MscL — its product is MLKGFKDFILRGNVIDLAVAVVIGGAFTAIVTAFTEKLINPMIASLGGAEVNGLGFHIISGNDATFMDFGAVITAAINFLLVAAVVYFVLVVPMNKFNELQAKRKGVQEDEEAPASVETELLTEIRDLLKEQQKN
- a CDS encoding GNAT family N-acetyltransferase, with the protein product MLERIKQALGTGPQPASGPVHPTHPGWGEITCGVQTPLGDVVRLRPLAYKDGQQWSVMRQADQTFLEPVEPTVEEDWRQAHTLTAWRSFYYSLKQTADAGFVVPMAIEVNDRFAGQVTLGNIQRGVVAECWIGYWVTSDLHRRGIATIACALGTDHAFTRVGMHRVTATFLPTNEGSRKVLDHCGFREEGYLRENLHINGQWRDHVLVAQVENEYVNGCVDRLILQDRARRV